The Silvibacterium dinghuense DNA window CCCGAGAGGGTCGAGCCTGTCACCAATCCAAGCGAAGACACATTGAAGCTGTTGTTGAAGTCGTTGAAGACCTGGTTGAAATAGTTCACGCCCAGCAGCAGTTGGTTGGTGATCGTCGGGGAGAACACGTGGTTGTACACCACCGCGTAATTCTGCACGTGGATCGGCGCGACTTCGTAGTAGTACTTCAACTCCGAACCCACCGGGGCCACCTGGTTGCCCTGCCCGACAAACCAGTGCGCCGTCAGGCTGTTCCGATCGTCGATCGTATAGTCGATCTTCGCCAGGCCGTTGTAGCTGTATCCATACTCCGGATCGGTGTTGGTGTAGTTATCCACGGTCGGCTGCCCACCCGTGTCGCCGGCCAGCGATCCCGTCACCGACGAAGGCCAGAGCGTCTTCAACAGGTTTTCGGTCACCGTGTTCACCGGCACTCCCGCCGTCGTCAGCTGGGCCTGCGCGGCCGTCTGCCATGCTTCCGAGGGCTCGGTGGCCTGCGCTGGCACACCGATCAGGAAGCGCTGGTGCTCATAGGTGGTAAACCAGAAGAGCTTGTCCTTGATGAAAGGGCCGCCGGCAGAAAAGCCATAGTTATAGTTCCGGACTTCCTGCTTGACCGGAGCCGAGAATGGATTGGTCGCACCGAAAAACTCATTGCGATTGTAGTAGTAGAGCGAACCGTGCAGATCATTGCCACCCGACTTGAGCGAGAGGTTCACGCTGCCGCCCGGGTTGCGGCCCGACTCGGCCTGTGCCTGCGTCTGGGTTGAGAACTGGTCGACAGCATCGATCGGCAGGATGATGCCGGCGATACCGGAGACGCCCCCCTGATTCACGGCCGGAATGTTATGCCAGAGATCGTTGTTGTCGATGCCGTCGATCTGCCAGTTGATCTGGTTCGCGCGTGTACCATTCAGCGAGCCGTAGCCGCCCGCGCCGGAATTCGCAAAGCCCGGAGCCAGCACCACGAGCTGCGTAAAGTCGCGGCCATTCAGCGGCGTATCCTGCAACATCTTGCCAGTCACGCCCGAGGTCTGTGTTGTCGTCGTGGTGTCCAGAGCCAGCGCCGCCGCGCTTACTTCCACGGTCGTCGCCATCCGCGCCATGGACAGCTTGATGGGTAGCGTGTAGATCGTGCCCGCGCGCACCATGACGTTATTGACCCTGATCTCTTGAAAACCGGAAGCCTCGGTAACAACGGTATAGGTACCAAGCGGCAGATCCTGAAACGAAAACTCGCCCGCGCTGGAAGTGATCGTGTCATGCGAGATGCCTGTCGACACATCTGTGGCTATCACCTTCGCCGATGCCAGCACTGCGCCGGACGGGTCCGTCACCGTGCCGTTGATACCGCCACGAAATGTCTGCGCATGCGCCTCCGCGAACAACAACAGAAATAGGCCAGAGATCATGCCCAATAGAGACAGAGATTTCCTGTATCGCTTCGTCATGGGTACAAAGCCTCCAAAAGGATTCATGGGTACTGCTCTGCATTTGTTCTGCGTGCCGAGAAAAGACGGAGCGGCAAGCTCGCGCCCGGCACCGTCAGTTACGGTCTGGGATCTTCAGCGGATCAGAGAGGAAAGGAATTGCGCAGAGTATGCGAGATAGCACTGCCATGCCCGAAAATAGCGTTGGAATCTATCAGGGCAAAGCGAAAAATAAGCGCGATCAGCAAGAGAAATAGCAGCGATAAGCTGGCACTTATCGCTGATTTCAGCCGGAGATCCGAATAACTCTGCCAGTTCCCTTTTTATTCCGGCAGATACAACGCTCCCAGCGACAGCGGACCCGTCATGCGCTTTTACCACCAACGCGGACATAAATTTTCGTTATCGAAATATTCTGCTACTCGCTGCGCAGTGTCTCCGCCGGATCGATCTGCGCAATGCGCCCGGAAGGCACAAGCGCGGCGAGCAACGAAATCCCGAGAAGCAGCAGAGGCGTCAGCATAAGAGTCCATACATCGTAAGTTTTCACACCGTAAATCTCGCTCCGCAGCATGCGCAGCACGGCGAAGCAGCTCATCATTCCGGCGCTGACACCGAAGAGTACCGGCATCAGGCCTGCCCGCACGGTTCTGCGCATAGATTCGCCCAGCGTCGCACCGAGCGCCATGCGGATGCCGATCTCCCTGCGCCGCTCGACCACCGCGCTCGCCACCAGCGATCCCACGCCGACGGCGGAAAGCAGTAACGCCAAAATCGCCAGCGTGCCCAGCAGCGTCACCTCGACGTGTTGCATGGCGAGTTCATGCCCCATCAGGTCATCAAAGCTGTAGAAGCCCGAAAACGACAGATCGCGGTCGACACTCGCAAGGCTGCTCGTCATCGCCCGGCTCAAATCCGCAACCGGCACGCGCGTGCGGATGATCCACGAGGGCTCGAACCAGAGGTGAGCCGGTGCAAGCATGCGGGCAGGAAACTGCGCCGCCGGAAGATAGAGCACCGGCTCGGTGCCGAGCGGAGCTGTCCATACAATGCCCTGCTCCTTCGTCACATCTCCAACCACGCCAACAATGCGCATCGGTGGCAAATCCTGTTTGCCCAGCTTCGGCAGCTTCAAATGATGACCGACTGCGTTCGCCGTTCCAAAGAACTGCTTCGCAAACGCCAGATTGACCACGGCTACCGGCTCGCTCGCCGCCGTATCGATTTCGCTTACCTCGCGCCCGGAAAGCACCGGCACGCGAAGAGCCTCAAAGTATTGCGGGCTCACCCAGCTCAGGTTGGTGTTCGTCCGCTCACCCGCGCTCTTGCCATCTGCGATCTGTACGTTCCAGTTCAATCCGCGCTCATAGGGAACGCTCAGCCCCGCGGCGGCATTCTCCACGCCAGGGATACTCCGCATGGCGGCGAGGCTGCGAGTAAGCAGGTCATCGAAAGCCGCCGGCTCATGATAGCGGTCTTCATCGAGCGATAACTTGCCCAGCGTGATGTTATGCGCATTGAATCCGGGCGGCAGCGTTTCAAGATAGACAAGCGTTCTCGTCATCACGCCGGATGCCGCAACCAGCACGACGGTGAGCGCGACCTCGCCCGCAATCAATAGACGACGCGACCGCCCCGAGCCACCGGCGATGCTGTAGTTCTTCGCAGCCATCGCGGCGCGCAGTTCCACCCTGCGCACAGCCAGCGCAGGCAGAGCTCCGAACAGGACCGTTGTGACCAGCGTGGCTGCAAGCGTAAACAGGAGCACTCTGCCATCGATGGCAAAACCTCCCATAGGCTGCAGCTCGGGTGGTAGCAGATGCTCCATCATGCGAAGACATGCAGAAGCCAGCCCGACGCTTGCCATCGCGCCCAGCCCGGCCGGCAACAGGCTCTCCAGCCATAGCTGCCGCAGAAGTCTCCAGCGCGTACCGCCCAGCGCCAGCCGTGTGGCCAGCTCCTGCGTGCGCCCCGCGATGCGCACCATCGTCAACCCGGCAAGATTCGCGCACGCAATCAGCAGAATGAATCCGACTGCCAGCATCAACGCCAGTATCCTGGGCCGGTTATCTTCCCCGAGATACTGCTGCATCGGCTGCGCATAAAGCCACGCGCGGCTCGGCGTCGAACGCGCATCGGGATGAATCGGCAGGTGCGCCAGCTCTCCGCGCACCTTGTCCCATGTCGCGCCTGCACGGAGGCGCAGCAGAATGCCGCAGTCATATCCCGAGCACGCGCCCTGCGCGTCGCCCGGCTGCAGCACAGTGTAGAGCTGACTGTCGCCATGCGGCTTCGTGAAGCCGGCCGGCAGAACTCCAACAACCGTGTACGGCTCACCCTTTACGCTGATAGTGCGGCCCAGCACACCGCGATCCCCGGCAAACGCCGACTGCCACAACCCATAGCTCAACATGGCAGCACGCGTGCCCCCCGCGCGGCTCTCCTCATCGGTGAACGCACGGCCGAGCAGCGGCTCGATACCCAGCACCTCAAAGAAATGAGACGTGACCGCTGCCGCCGTGACAAAACGTGCGACGTGGCCCGAGGCTGTTTCTGCCGCAAGATTCACACCATTCGCGGTCGACCCCACCTGCCCCTCGTACGCCGCCACCGTTGCTGCAGTCACATGCTGTTTGACTAGACGCCAATCATCCAGACCATGGCTGTCATCCTCATCCAACCAATGCCCGCTGCGGTCCGTGCCTTCGATATGCGTCACCAGCGCCGCCAGACGTTGCGGCTCTGGATAGGGCAGCCGGCGCAGCAGAAAGCCATCCACCATGCTGAAGACTGCGGTGTTCACACCGATGCCCAAAGCGAGTGTAACGACCACCGCCAACGCAGGCCCAGGCGCCCGGCGCATCTGTCTGCAAGCCAGCTTCAACTCTGCCCACATATTGTCACCTCGGTGGTTACATATTTTTATTCGTCACGCAGCGCCGTGACTGGCTCGATCCGCGATGCGGTATGGACGGGAATCCAGCTCGCTCCCAGCGCCAGCAACGCAATCGCCGAGAGCGCCGCGCCAAAGACCGCCACATCGTCCGGGCGCACAC harbors:
- a CDS encoding ADOP family duplicated permease, with the translated sequence MWAELKLACRQMRRAPGPALAVVVTLALGIGVNTAVFSMVDGFLLRRLPYPEPQRLAALVTHIEGTDRSGHWLDEDDSHGLDDWRLVKQHVTAATVAAYEGQVGSTANGVNLAAETASGHVARFVTAAAVTSHFFEVLGIEPLLGRAFTDEESRAGGTRAAMLSYGLWQSAFAGDRGVLGRTISVKGEPYTVVGVLPAGFTKPHGDSQLYTVLQPGDAQGACSGYDCGILLRLRAGATWDKVRGELAHLPIHPDARSTPSRAWLYAQPMQQYLGEDNRPRILALMLAVGFILLIACANLAGLTMVRIAGRTQELATRLALGGTRWRLLRQLWLESLLPAGLGAMASVGLASACLRMMEHLLPPELQPMGGFAIDGRVLLFTLAATLVTTVLFGALPALAVRRVELRAAMAAKNYSIAGGSGRSRRLLIAGEVALTVVLVAASGVMTRTLVYLETLPPGFNAHNITLGKLSLDEDRYHEPAAFDDLLTRSLAAMRSIPGVENAAAGLSVPYERGLNWNVQIADGKSAGERTNTNLSWVSPQYFEALRVPVLSGREVSEIDTAASEPVAVVNLAFAKQFFGTANAVGHHLKLPKLGKQDLPPMRIVGVVGDVTKEQGIVWTAPLGTEPVLYLPAAQFPARMLAPAHLWFEPSWIIRTRVPVADLSRAMTSSLASVDRDLSFSGFYSFDDLMGHELAMQHVEVTLLGTLAILALLLSAVGVGSLVASAVVERRREIGIRMALGATLGESMRRTVRAGLMPVLFGVSAGMMSCFAVLRMLRSEIYGVKTYDVWTLMLTPLLLLGISLLAALVPSGRIAQIDPAETLRSE